A single genomic interval of Flavihumibacter rivuli harbors:
- a CDS encoding helix-turn-helix domain-containing protein, whose translation MPEKELGHIGNIIRQRRATLGITQEHLAELSGVGLRTIREIERGKGKSLPILIRVTDALGLVVQLSIRQVK comes from the coding sequence ATGCCTGAAAAGGAATTAGGTCATATTGGCAATATCATCCGGCAGCGTCGGGCGACACTGGGAATAACCCAGGAGCATCTGGCGGAATTATCAGGGGTAGGCTTGCGCACGATAAGGGAAATTGAACGGGGCAAGGGGAAGAGCCTGCCCATCCTGATCAGGGTGACGGATGCGCTTGGCCTGGTTGTCCAGCTATCCATCAGGCAGGTAAAATAA
- a CDS encoding HipA N-terminal domain-containing protein — MLTKGLVYYNGVEAAVLEKRDGTYIFRYLSAYLSTPGARPVSITLPLQAAEYRSVHLFPFFANLLSEGVNKRLQCLKWKIDEQDYFSLLLQIAQEETIGAITVKPITE; from the coding sequence ATGCTCACAAAGGGGCTTGTATATTATAACGGGGTCGAGGCGGCTGTGCTCGAGAAGCGGGATGGGACCTATATTTTCCGGTACCTGTCGGCCTACCTTTCAACGCCAGGGGCACGTCCGGTGAGCATTACCTTGCCGCTGCAGGCTGCGGAATACAGAAGTGTCCACCTGTTCCCATTTTTTGCCAACCTGCTGTCCGAAGGCGTTAACAAGCGATTGCAATGCCTGAAATGGAAGATCGATGAGCAGGACTATTTTAGCCTGCTGCTGCAGATAGCACAAGAGGAAACCATTGGGGCCATAACCGTAAAACCCATTACCGAATAA